The Desulfosoma caldarium genome has a window encoding:
- a CDS encoding 4Fe-4S binding protein, whose amino-acid sequence MKILRASHMERCIGCYSCALACARLVHRCLSWLHSGIHIRSSGGLSTGFDAQLCLACDPAPCVAVCPTGAFAQRPGGGVKVQRELCIRCGACAEACPVQAVWVDPESLNPIVCIHCGRCTAFCPHDCLEMAEVRGAAETPSLADHES is encoded by the coding sequence ATGAAGATCTTGCGAGCCTCCCACATGGAGCGCTGTATCGGATGTTATTCCTGTGCGCTGGCCTGCGCGCGGTTGGTGCACCGGTGTCTTTCCTGGTTGCATTCGGGGATACACATTCGGAGTTCAGGAGGGCTCAGCACGGGCTTTGATGCCCAGTTGTGCCTGGCGTGCGATCCGGCACCGTGTGTTGCGGTGTGTCCCACCGGAGCTTTTGCGCAGCGGCCCGGCGGTGGCGTCAAGGTCCAAAGGGAGTTGTGTATTCGGTGCGGCGCCTGCGCCGAAGCCTGCCCGGTGCAAGCCGTCTGGGTGGATCCTGAAAGCCTCAACCCCATCGTCTGCATTCACTGTGGCCGCTGCACGGCGTTTTGTCCTCACGACTGTCTGGAAATGGCCGAGGTGCGTGGAGCCGCTGAGACGCCATCCCTCGCCGACCATGAATCCTAA
- a CDS encoding DUF3106 domain-containing protein produces the protein MPPQQKDVFRRRLKEYKSLPPQQQQLYKKRWQQWQQISPEERRRVESDLQRWNELSPERREAIRRLFNR, from the coding sequence TTGCCGCCCCAACAAAAGGACGTGTTTCGGCGCCGGCTGAAAGAATATAAAAGCCTTCCACCGCAGCAGCAGCAGCTTTACAAAAAGCGATGGCAACAATGGCAACAGATCTCCCCGGAAGAACGGCGCCGCGTCGAATCGGATCTTCAGCGATGGAACGAGCTTTCCCCCGAACGGCGCGAAGCCATTCGCCGACTTTTTAACCGTTAA